Proteins encoded in a region of the Ancylobacter sp. SL191 genome:
- a CDS encoding rhomboid family intramembrane serine protease — translation MLDPSQIAAQRRQPILNVPTVITVLAAVMLAIQGLRDMVDPDTGIEILALFAFIPARFDPSVLAEGILPGGAGADVWTFVTYAFLHGGWTHVGLNLLWMLAFGSPVARRFGTLRFLLFFVVTAAAGAGLHLVTHEGELVPMIGASAAVSGCMAAAIRFMFASEGHVVWQPDAMSASVRYPAPPLSIVMRDRRVIGFVGVWFLINIGFGLLTPAGVTDGSIAWEAHIGGFVVGLLLFPLFDPVRSGPDGAPYSRHPQG, via the coding sequence GTGCTTGACCCATCCCAGATTGCCGCCCAGCGCCGCCAGCCCATCCTCAACGTGCCGACGGTGATCACCGTCCTGGCGGCGGTGATGCTGGCCATTCAGGGGCTGCGCGACATGGTCGATCCCGATACGGGCATCGAGATCCTCGCGCTCTTCGCCTTCATTCCCGCCCGCTTCGACCCCTCCGTGCTCGCCGAAGGGATTCTGCCGGGCGGGGCCGGGGCGGATGTGTGGACCTTCGTCACCTATGCCTTCCTGCATGGCGGCTGGACCCATGTGGGGCTGAACCTCCTGTGGATGCTGGCCTTTGGCAGCCCGGTGGCGCGCCGCTTCGGCACGCTGCGCTTCCTCTTGTTCTTCGTCGTCACGGCGGCGGCGGGGGCGGGGCTGCATCTCGTCACCCATGAGGGCGAGCTGGTGCCGATGATCGGCGCCTCGGCGGCGGTGTCGGGCTGCATGGCGGCGGCGATCCGCTTCATGTTCGCCTCGGAAGGGCATGTGGTGTGGCAGCCGGACGCCATGAGCGCCTCGGTGCGCTATCCCGCCCCGCCGCTGTCCATCGTCATGCGCGACCGGCGGGTGATCGGCTTTGTCGGCGTGTGGTTCCTCATCAATATCGGTTTCGGCCTGCTGACGCCGGCCGGCGTCACCGATGGCAGCATCGCCTGGGAAGCCCATATTGGCGGCTTCGTCGTCGGGCTGCTGCTGTTCCCGCTGTTCGATCCGGTGCGTTCCGGCCCGGACGGCGCGCCCTATTCCCGGCACCCTCAGGGCTGA